Genomic DNA from Spiroplasma alleghenense:
TAGAAATATTTGAAGGAAAACTTTTGTTTGAAAACAGCGAGTCAAAATTTTTAGAATTATTCGCATCATTCATTTTCAATCTATTGATTCGGGATGGAATAAAATGAGAAGACATAAAAGAACCCGATTGATTTAAAAAAATTAAGTTAAATCAAAAATATTCGGATTTAAGTGATGAGGATATACTTTTGATTAACGAGAAAGCCGCTAAAGAAGTTTTAGATAATTTAGTTCAAAAATCAAAAAGACCGGTTTTTGATTTTATTGAACCGATGAATTTTAAGCATTATTTTTCATGAATTGACAATATTTTTTTAAGTGATCCTAAAGGTGAAAAAATAACCGATTCAATTTGGGATTTAAAAGATAAGTACTTTGATTACTACCAGAAAAGGCCAATAAACTTTCAAAGTAAAGACGAAATTTTTGGATATAAAAATTTGGTTAAAGAAACTGACGAGGATTTAATAGATCGTTTAGAATTTTACTTAAAACCTCAATTTGGATATCATAATATTAAAAACTTAAATAGTCCAACAATTGAAGGTAGGGACTATTATAATCCGCCAGCCTACACCGAAGAACCTGGATACGCTTATGGATTTACAAGTTCCAATGGAGAAGAAATATATTTTAATAATATAGACGAAGCTTTAAAGAAACTCAAAGAAGATTTATTTGCTTCAGACAAGTATTCTGTTGAAACCATCTATAAAAGAGTTTATTTTTATCAAGAAAACGGAGAAACAAAATCATTTGTGTTCAGTAGTGAAAAAGAGGTTGATGATTGAATACAAAAAAATCATTATAAACTTAAAAATTAACATTTATTAATAATATATAGTTTTTAAATAACTAAATAAGGTGTATAATAGTTATTAAAGTTATGGGGATAATTAATTATTTCAAGAACTAAAATTGCTATTAAATCGGTATTTTGATATAATATATGCAGGTTACGTCCTGCATTTTTTTATGTGCTGGTGCGTAATTATAAAATGACAGTATAGTCATAGAAATAAAGGAGATTATAAAATGGCATTAGTAGCTGCTAAAAAAAGCAATAAACCTACATTCGTATCAATGGATTTAGGTACTGCTAACACTTTAGTTTATATTACAGGACAAGGAATCGTTTACAACGAACCTTCAATCGTGGCATATAGAATTAAAGAAAATAAAATCGTTGCTGTAGGGGAAGAAGCTTACAAAATGATCGGTAAAGGAAACAAAACAATCCGTGTGGTTAGACCAATGGTTGATGGAGTTATTACTGATATTCGTGCAACAGAAGCACAATTAAGATACATTTTTGCAAAATTAAGAATTGCAAAAACTTTAAAAAACTCAATTATGTTATTAGCATGTCCTTCAGTTATTACTGAATTGGAAAAAACTGCTCTTAAAAAAATCGCAATGAACTTAGGAGCTGTTCAAGTTTTCGTTGAAGAAGAAGTTAAAATGGCTGCCTTAGGTGGAGGGGTAAATATTTACGCTCCAACAGGGAACCTAATCGTTGATATGGGTGGGGGAACTACTGATATTGCAGTTCTTGCATCAGGAGATATCGTTTTATCAAAATCTATTAAAGTTGCAGGGAACTACTTAAATGATGAATGTCAAAAATTCATCCGTTCACAATACGGTCTAGAAATTGGATCAAAAACTGCTGAATCAATCAAAGTTAACGTAGGGTCATTATCAAAATACCCAGACGAAAGACGTATGAAAGTTTACGGACGTGATGTTGTTTCAGGATTACCAAGAGAAATCGAAATCACACCAGAAGAAATCCGTGAAGTATTAAAAGTACCAGTATCAAGAATTATTGACTTAACTGTACAAGTATTAGAAGATACTCCACCAGAATTAGCTGGAGATATTTTCAGAAATGGTATTACTTTATGTGGTGGGGGAGCATTAATCAAAGGTATTGATAAATACTTCGCTGATACTCTACAATTACCAACAAAAATTGGTGAACAACCATTATTAGCCGTAATTAACGGAACTAAAAAATTCGAATCAGAAATTTTTGAAATTATCAAAGCGCAAAGAAATCACTCTGAAGTTTCATATTAGTCTTATCTAATTAACATTAAAAGTAATTAAGAAAAGGAGAGAAAAATATGATTAAACCAGATAGCGCCGCCTTTATTTCTTTAGATTTAGGAACATCAAACATTCTTGCTTATGTTGCTGGTCAAGGAATCGTGTACGATCAACCGTCATTAATGGCTTATGATTCTTCAACAAATGAATTAATTTGTTTAGGAAACGAAGCTTACGACATGGTTGGAAAAACTCACGAAGGTATTAGAATGGTAACTCCTCTAGTTGATGGAGTTATCGCAGACTTAGAAGCTGCATCAGATCTACTAAAACACATTTTTGGTAGATTAAGAATGATGAATTCATGAAAAAACTCAGTTGTCCTATTGGCTTGTCCAAGTGGAGTTACTGAATTGGAACGTGAAGCATTAAAAATGGTTGCCAAAGATATGGGAGCTGAATTAGTATTAATTGAAGAAGAAGCTAAAATGTCTGCTCTAGGAGCAGGGATTAACATTGATTTACCACAAGGTAACTTAGTATTAGACATCGGTGGGGGAACTACTGACGTTGCTATTTTATCAGCTGGAGAAATCGTTGTTTCTAAATCACTTAAAAACGCAGGAAACTTCTTTGATGAAGAAATCCGCAAATACGTACGTTCTGAGTACAACATTTCAATCGGTAAAAAAAGTGCTGAGAGTGTTAAAAAAGAAATTGGATCACTTGTTAAGTATCCAGCAGAAAGATCAATGCAAGTTTACGGACGTGACATTGTTTCTGGATTACCAAAAGAAGCTAAAATTTCTTCAGAAGAAGTACGTAACGTTTTACTAAACTCATTTAGTAAAATTACAGATTTATTAATTGAATTGCTTGAGGAAACTCCACCAGAATTAGCTGGAGATATCATGAGAAATGGTATCACTATTTGTGGAGGGGGAGCATTAATTAGAAATATTGAAAAATATTTCATTGATATTTTCCAAATCCCAGCAAAAATCGCTAAAGAACCTTTAGGTTGTGTAATCGAAGGAACTAAGATTTTTGAAAAAACAGTAAGAAGACGTTTAGAAAACGGACAGTATACTAAAGACGAAAAAAGTTTTCTTTCATTCTAATTCGAAATAACAACAAGATAAATAAACTTGTTGTTTTTTATTAAAAAAAGTTCTTATAAGAACAATACTAAAGGAGAAATAAAAATGAACGAAAATGTGTTTATTTCATTAGACTTAGGAACATCAAATGTTTTAGCTTACGTAGCAGGTCAAGGAATCGTTTACAACGAACCTTCAATTATGGCTTACGATAACCGAACAAACTCTTTGGTCGCATTAGGTAATGAAGCTTATGAAATGGTTGGGAAAACTCACGAAGGAATTAGAATGGTAGTTCCAATTCGTGATGGAGTTATCTCAGACATGGATGCAACCTCTGATTTACTAAAAAGTATTTTTGCAAGACTTCGTATGACTAATTCTTGAAAAAACTCAGTTGTACTATTGGCTTGTCCAAGTGGAGTTACTGAATTAGAGCGTGATGCTTTAAAGAAAGTGGCAATGCAAATGGGAGCTGAGCTTGTTATTGTTGAAGAAGAAGTTAAAATGGCAGCAATTGGAGCTGGATTAAACGTTGATTTACCAGTTGGTAACTTAGTGTTAGACATCGGTGGGGGAACTACTGATGCGGCACTAATTGCTTCAGGAGAAGTTGTTGTTTCAAAATCATTGAGAATTGCTGGAACTTCTTTTGACCAAGAGATTCAAAAATATGTTCGTTCAGAATACAACATTTCAATTGGAGATAAAACTGCTGAAAACCTTAAAAAACAAATCGGTTCATTAGTTAAATACCCAGGTGAACGTGTGATGCAAATTTATGGTCGTGATATTGTTTCAGGATTACCAAAAGAAGCTCGCATTACATCAGAGGAAGTACGTAACGTTTTACTAAATGCATTTAGTAAAATTACTGATTTATTAATTGAAGTTCTAGAAGCAACTCCACCAGAATTAGCTGGGGATATAATGAAACTGGGTATTACAATTTGTGGAGGGGGAGCATTAATTAGAAATGTTGATAAATATTTCTTTGATATCTTCCAAATCCCAACTCGTATTGCACCAGATCCATTAAATTGTGTAATTGAAGGAACAAAGATTTTCCAAAAAACTGTTGAACGTCGTCTTGAAAACGGAATGTACACTAAACAAAAAATGAAAGACTTTTTCTAAAAAATAATCTTCGGATTATTTTTTTTATTTATAATTTTAGTCGAAATAGTAGCATAAAATTTGGATTTATATTAAAATTAAAAGGTCTATTATATTGAAATATAATTAGATGTAGGAGAAAAAATGAAATTAGAAGAAAGACAATTCATTTCCCTTGATTTGGGAACATCAAATGTTTTAGCGTATGTTTCAAAAAAAGGTGTTGTTTATAACGAACCTTCAATCATGGCTTATGACAATTTAACCAATACACTAATTGCATTGGGATATGATGCTTATGAAATGGTTGGAAAAACAAACGAAAACACTAGAATGGTAGTTCCAATTAAAGACGGAATTATTGCTGATATGGAAGCAGCAAAAGATTTACTGAAAAATATTTTTAATAAACTTAAAATGATGGATATTTGAAAAGGCTCAGTAGTTTTACTAGCTTGTCCAAGTGGAGTAACTGAACTTGAAAGAGATGCTTTAAAATTAGTAGCAATGGACTTAGGAGCGGAAATGGTAGTAGTTGAGGAAGAAGTTAAACTAGCTGCAATTGGAGCTGGAATTAACATCAACTTACCCAAAGGAAACGTTGTAATTGATATCGGAGGAGGAACTACTGATGTGGCTATTTTAGCTTCAGGAGAAGTGGTTGCTTCAAAATCAATCAAAATTGCTGGAACTTCATTTGATGAAGACATCAAAAAATATATTCGTTCAGAATACAATGTTAACATTGGAAGCAAATCTGCTGAAAATGTTAAGATTCAATTAGGATCACTTGGAAAATACAACGCTGAAAGATCTATGTCAGTTTATGGTCGTGATATTGTTTCGGGATTACCAAAAGAAGCACTTGTAAGTGCTGAGGAAATCAGAAACGTGTTGATAAATTCATTTAGTAAAATTACTGATTTATTTATCGAACTTTTAGAAACAACACCACCAGAATTAGCTGGAGATATCATTAAAAACGGTATTATTTTATGTGGTGGAGGAAGTATGATTAGAAATGTTGAGAAATACTTCTCAGACATCTTCTCAATCCCATGTAAAGTAGCAAAAGATCCATTATTGGCTGTAATTAACGGTTCAAAAGAATTAGAAAAACAAATTTTCACAAAAATTGAAAACGGTTTCTACGGTAAAAATGGTCAAAA
This window encodes:
- a CDS encoding rod shape-determining protein, giving the protein MALVAAKKSNKPTFVSMDLGTANTLVYITGQGIVYNEPSIVAYRIKENKIVAVGEEAYKMIGKGNKTIRVVRPMVDGVITDIRATEAQLRYIFAKLRIAKTLKNSIMLLACPSVITELEKTALKKIAMNLGAVQVFVEEEVKMAALGGGVNIYAPTGNLIVDMGGGTTDIAVLASGDIVLSKSIKVAGNYLNDECQKFIRSQYGLEIGSKTAESIKVNVGSLSKYPDERRMKVYGRDVVSGLPREIEITPEEIREVLKVPVSRIIDLTVQVLEDTPPELAGDIFRNGITLCGGGALIKGIDKYFADTLQLPTKIGEQPLLAVINGTKKFESEIFEIIKAQRNHSEVSY
- a CDS encoding rod shape-determining protein, coding for MIKPDSAAFISLDLGTSNILAYVAGQGIVYDQPSLMAYDSSTNELICLGNEAYDMVGKTHEGIRMVTPLVDGVIADLEAASDLLKHIFGRLRMMNSWKNSVVLLACPSGVTELEREALKMVAKDMGAELVLIEEEAKMSALGAGINIDLPQGNLVLDIGGGTTDVAILSAGEIVVSKSLKNAGNFFDEEIRKYVRSEYNISIGKKSAESVKKEIGSLVKYPAERSMQVYGRDIVSGLPKEAKISSEEVRNVLLNSFSKITDLLIELLEETPPELAGDIMRNGITICGGGALIRNIEKYFIDIFQIPAKIAKEPLGCVIEGTKIFEKTVRRRLENGQYTKDEKSFLSF
- a CDS encoding rod shape-determining protein, with the protein product MNENVFISLDLGTSNVLAYVAGQGIVYNEPSIMAYDNRTNSLVALGNEAYEMVGKTHEGIRMVVPIRDGVISDMDATSDLLKSIFARLRMTNSWKNSVVLLACPSGVTELERDALKKVAMQMGAELVIVEEEVKMAAIGAGLNVDLPVGNLVLDIGGGTTDAALIASGEVVVSKSLRIAGTSFDQEIQKYVRSEYNISIGDKTAENLKKQIGSLVKYPGERVMQIYGRDIVSGLPKEARITSEEVRNVLLNAFSKITDLLIEVLEATPPELAGDIMKLGITICGGGALIRNVDKYFFDIFQIPTRIAPDPLNCVIEGTKIFQKTVERRLENGMYTKQKMKDFF
- a CDS encoding rod shape-determining protein, encoding MKLEERQFISLDLGTSNVLAYVSKKGVVYNEPSIMAYDNLTNTLIALGYDAYEMVGKTNENTRMVVPIKDGIIADMEAAKDLLKNIFNKLKMMDIWKGSVVLLACPSGVTELERDALKLVAMDLGAEMVVVEEEVKLAAIGAGININLPKGNVVIDIGGGTTDVAILASGEVVASKSIKIAGTSFDEDIKKYIRSEYNVNIGSKSAENVKIQLGSLGKYNAERSMSVYGRDIVSGLPKEALVSAEEIRNVLINSFSKITDLFIELLETTPPELAGDIIKNGIILCGGGSMIRNVEKYFSDIFSIPCKVAKDPLLAVINGSKELEKQIFTKIENGFYGKNGQKLKQINKFM